The DNA window TTACCAATTCTATCAACGACAATACTATCCTGAGCAGGAGTGATAACTTTTATGTTGATAGCTCAATTGGATAACTCATGTGAGTTTCCTCATCCAACCAATGCATTAGCAGATCCGAATGGTCTGTTGGCATTCGGAGGGGATTTGAGTGCAGAACGCTTAAAAGCAGCTTATAGTAAGGGAATTTTCCCATGGTTTTCACCTGATGAGCCTCCCTTATGGTGGTCTCCAGATCCCAGAGCGGTCCTGATCCCGGGAGAATTACATACCGGACGTACTCTGCGACGTTTTATTCGCAAACATCCTTATCAAATTACGGTAAACTATGCTTTCGATCAGGTGATATACGGCTGTGCCCAGCGACAAGAAGGTACGTGGATCGGTGCTGACATTCAGCAAGGTTACCAAACCCTGCATCAGGAAGGTCTGGCTCATTCGGTTGAAGTCTGGCATGAACACCAGCTTGTCGGTGGATTATACGGTGTTAGTGTAGGAACGCTATTTTGTGGTGAATCGATGTTCAGCAAAATGGAGAATGCATCTAAGTGCGCTTTTGTGGCATTCTATCACCATTTTTTACGTCATAACGGTCAGCTGTTTGACTGCCAGGTGTTAAATCACCATACAGAGTCACTGGGCGCGAAAAATATTCCAAGGAGAGAATTTCTCCAGTATCTTGAGCAATGTAAAAAACAATCATTGCAGGCTGGCTGTTGGGATAGACAAGTGCTGGAATTATAATCAACACTTGGTGATTTATGCTGTTTACGGTGGGAGTGTCAATTCCATTATGAGGAAAATGATGGTTTAAAATACGACATTCCTTTACATGTTGAGGGTTTTTCGGCATTATCTTGCCGGTTAAAAACTATGGTTGTTACATTTAGAGGATTAGATGGCCAAAGAAGACAATATTGAAATGCAAGGCACTGTGTTGGACACACTGCCAAACACCATGTTCCGTGTCGAACTAGAAAACGGACACGTCGTTACTGCTCATATTTCAGGCAAAATGCGCAAGAACTACATCCGCATCCTGACTGGAGACAAGGTTACAGTTGAGCTAACCCCATATGACCTGAGCAAAGGCCGTATCGTCTTCCGTAGCCGCTGATTCACATACCTTCTATAACACCACAGGTAAATGTATTTTTTCAGCATTCTCCTGTGGTGTCACTCTTAGTCATACGGCCAGTGTCTTCCGTATTTGTTTTTTCCGTACCTATTTTTATAGTACGGCATCTTCTGATTTTTTCTTATTCGACTTTTGTACACCTTTGAAATCGTATTTCAGTGCCTGCTTATCTTTATCAAAAGTAATCCTGACAGATCCGCCATGCACTAAGGAACCAAACAGCAATTCATTGGCTAAAGGTTTTTTCAGGCTATCCTGGATCACGCGAGCCATAGGACGAGCCCCCATCGCTTTATCGTACCCTTTATCACATAACCAGTGACGAGCATCTGTACTGATTTCCAGAGAAACGCCTTTTTCATCCAACTGAGCTTGTAGTTCAACAATGAATTTATCAACTACTTGCTGAATAACTTCCGCAGAAAGTACATCAAACCAAATGATACTATCAAGTCGATTACGGAATTCTGGGGTAAAGGTTCGCTTAATTTCTTCCATACCATCAATACTGTTATCCTGCTCAGTAAAACCGATGGATTTACGCAGGGTCTCACGCACCCCGGCATTAGTTGTCATGACCAAAATAACATTGCGGAAATCAGCCTTCCGGCCATTGTTATCAGTCAATGTTCCATTATCCATGACTTGCAGCAGTATATTGAATACATCAGGGTGAGCTTTCTCAATTTCGTCAAGCAGCAATACAGAATGAGGGTGTTTGATAATCGCATCTGTCAATAAACCACCCTGATCATAGCCAACATAACCTGGTGGTGCACCAATCAGGCGGCTAACAGTGTGACGCTCCATATATTCAGACATATCAAACCGCAGTAGCTTGATATTAAGCACTTTGGCTAACTGAACTGTCACTTCAGTTTTACCAACCCCTGTAGGCCCCGCAAATAGAAAAGAACCAACAGGTTTATACTCCTGCCTCAAACCAGCACGGCTCATTTTAATGGCTTCTGTTAATACTCCAATTGCTTTGCCCTGACCAAAAACCAACATTTTCAAACGATCATCCAGGGTTCTCAATACATCTTTATCACTGGCTGAAACTGTTTTCTCAGGAATACGGGCAATACGAGCCACAACAGATTCAATGTCTGAAACATTGATAGTCTTTCTGCGACGACTGACCGGGACTAACCTTGTTCGAGCTCCTGCTTCATCAATGACATCAATAGCTTTGTCCGGCAAATGGCGATCAGTAATGTATTTCACGGATAACTCAACAGCAGCCCGAATAGCTTTCGATGTATAGCGGACATCATGATGTGCCTCATATTTGGCTCGTAAACCATGAATAATCTGTATTGTTTCTTCAGAAGAAGGCTCAAGAATATCAATCTTCTGGAACCGACGAGCCAAAGCGCGATCTTTCTCAAAGATGTTGCTGAATTCTTGATAAGTTGTTGAACCAATTACCCGGATACGACCACTGGATAAAAGTGGTTTAATCAGATTAGCGGCATCCACTTGCCCGCCCGAAGCAGCACCAGCTCCGATAATGGTATGAATTTCGTCGATAAAGAGAATACTTTTACTATCTTGTTCTAATGTTTTTAACAAGGTCTTGAAGCGCTTCTCAAAATCGCCACGATATTTTGTTCCTGCCAGTAACGAACCAATATCCAATGAATAAATCGTACAATCTTTCATCACCTCAGGGACATCTTCTTGCACAATACGCCATGCAAGCCCTTCTGCAATCGCAGTTTTACCAACCCCGGATTCACCCACAAACAAAGGATTGTTCTTACGCCGGCGACATAGCACCTGAATTGTCCTTTCCAATTCATGCTGACGTCCGACAAGTGGATCAATCTGTCCTTTCTGCGCTAACAGATTCAGGTTAGTAGTGAAATTCTCCAATCGATCTTCACCTATCACTTGTTCTTCCTGAACTGGATTAACGTTGTGATGAGGCTCACTATCGAGTTCATCTTTACGTGTTCCGTGAGATATAAAATTCACAACATCCAGTCGGCTAACATCATGCTTACGCAATAAATAAGCCGCCTGAGATTCCTGTTCACTAAAAATCGCAACTAACACATTTGCCCCAGAAACTTCTGAGCGCCCTGAAGACTGAACATGAAATACCGCACGTTGCAAAACACGCTGAAAACTCAACGTTGGTTGTGTATCTCGATCATCATTCTCAGATAGTAAAGGGGTTGTTTGAGTTATAAAATTTTCTAATTCCTGGCGTAATATTGCCAGGTCGACCTTACAAGCCTCCAGTGCTTCTCGCGCTGATGTGTTACTTAACAACGCCAGCAACAGGTGCTCTACAGTCATAAATTCATGTCTGTTATCCCTTGCTTTGGCAAAAGCAATGTTGAGACTAAGCTCCAATTCTTGATTGAGCATAAGCACCTCCTCCCAAAATCAATAAGCCAGATCAGACCTTTTCTAGCGTGCAAAGTAACGGATGCTCGTGCTCCTTCGCATACATGTTCACTTGCGCAGCCTTAGTTTCTGCGACCTCTGCTGTATAAATACCGCAAATAGCCTTACCTTGGTAATGGACATCCAGCATTAGTTGCGTTGCTC is part of the Xenorhabdus cabanillasii genome and encodes:
- the aat gene encoding leucyl/phenylalanyl-tRNA--protein transferase, encoding MLIAQLDNSCEFPHPTNALADPNGLLAFGGDLSAERLKAAYSKGIFPWFSPDEPPLWWSPDPRAVLIPGELHTGRTLRRFIRKHPYQITVNYAFDQVIYGCAQRQEGTWIGADIQQGYQTLHQEGLAHSVEVWHEHQLVGGLYGVSVGTLFCGESMFSKMENASKCAFVAFYHHFLRHNGQLFDCQVLNHHTESLGAKNIPRREFLQYLEQCKKQSLQAGCWDRQVLEL
- the infA gene encoding translation initiation factor IF-1 gives rise to the protein MAKEDNIEMQGTVLDTLPNTMFRVELENGHVVTAHISGKMRKNYIRILTGDKVTVELTPYDLSKGRIVFRSR
- the clpA gene encoding ATP-dependent Clp protease ATP-binding subunit ClpA — encoded protein: MLNQELELSLNIAFAKARDNRHEFMTVEHLLLALLSNTSAREALEACKVDLAILRQELENFITQTTPLLSENDDRDTQPTLSFQRVLQRAVFHVQSSGRSEVSGANVLVAIFSEQESQAAYLLRKHDVSRLDVVNFISHGTRKDELDSEPHHNVNPVQEEQVIGEDRLENFTTNLNLLAQKGQIDPLVGRQHELERTIQVLCRRRKNNPLFVGESGVGKTAIAEGLAWRIVQEDVPEVMKDCTIYSLDIGSLLAGTKYRGDFEKRFKTLLKTLEQDSKSILFIDEIHTIIGAGAASGGQVDAANLIKPLLSSGRIRVIGSTTYQEFSNIFEKDRALARRFQKIDILEPSSEETIQIIHGLRAKYEAHHDVRYTSKAIRAAVELSVKYITDRHLPDKAIDVIDEAGARTRLVPVSRRRKTINVSDIESVVARIARIPEKTVSASDKDVLRTLDDRLKMLVFGQGKAIGVLTEAIKMSRAGLRQEYKPVGSFLFAGPTGVGKTEVTVQLAKVLNIKLLRFDMSEYMERHTVSRLIGAPPGYVGYDQGGLLTDAIIKHPHSVLLLDEIEKAHPDVFNILLQVMDNGTLTDNNGRKADFRNVILVMTTNAGVRETLRKSIGFTEQDNSIDGMEEIKRTFTPEFRNRLDSIIWFDVLSAEVIQQVVDKFIVELQAQLDEKGVSLEISTDARHWLCDKGYDKAMGARPMARVIQDSLKKPLANELLFGSLVHGGSVRITFDKDKQALKYDFKGVQKSNKKKSEDAVL